Proteins co-encoded in one endosymbiont 'TC1' of Trimyema compressum genomic window:
- a CDS encoding ATP-binding protein translates to MENTIILLDNHTINQIAAGEVIESPTDVIKELVENSLDAKATMIYITIENGGLDKIKIIDNGYGIPKGNIKKAFMRHGASKLTTIDWKNVNRVDRKSEIKF, encoded by the coding sequence ATGGAAAATACAATAATATTATTAGATAATCATACTATAAATCAAATTGCAGCTGGAGAAGTTATTGAATCACCAACTGATGTTATTAAAGAACTTGTTGAAAATAGTTTGGATGCTAAGGCGACTATGATTTATATTACTATTGAAAATGGTGGCTTAGATAAAATTAAGATTATTGACAATGGTTATGGGATACCTAAAGGGAATATTAAAAAGGCATTTATGCGTCATGGAGCTAGTAAGCTTACGACAATTGACTGGAAGAATGTCAATAGAGTAGATAGAAAAAGTGAAATTAAGTTTTAA
- the miaA gene encoding tRNA (adenosine(37)-N6)-dimethylallyltransferase MiaA, with protein MIGCVLGPTGSGKSSFAIATAKAVNGAIISCDSVQIYQGFNIGSGKVTAKEMAGIPHYMLDIVTANEPFTVADYVKALKESIKIVQDSGYFPIIVGGTGLYFKAFAYQYSFKEKAIDEAYRKKLYQLKETNGSAYLHNMLEKVDAYSAKRIHPNHVTRIIGALEAIHLTGKPIWEQENESGGLRDDLIAAALDVNRLALYEQIEKRVDQMIDEGLLQEVEVLLNAGVSEDSAPMKTIGYKEMVLFLKGEMTFAESVLKMKQSTRQYAKRQLTWFRGHSEITWLPYTNNHDKKNSLKWFINEIEKKQQL; from the coding sequence ATGATAGGATGTGTTTTAGGTCCAACGGGAAGTGGTAAAAGCAGTTTTGCTATTGCTACTGCAAAAGCAGTTAATGGTGCTATTATTTCTTGCGATTCAGTGCAAATATATCAAGGCTTTAATATTGGTTCAGGAAAAGTGACAGCAAAGGAAATGGCAGGTATTCCCCACTATATGTTAGATATTGTAACTGCAAATGAACCCTTTACTGTGGCTGACTATGTTAAGGCATTAAAGGAATCCATTAAAATTGTCCAAGATTCAGGTTATTTTCCTATTATTGTTGGGGGAACAGGACTATACTTTAAAGCATTTGCCTATCAATATAGTTTTAAAGAAAAAGCAATAGATGAAGCGTATAGAAAAAAGTTATACCAATTAAAGGAAACCAATGGTTCTGCCTATTTACATAATATGTTAGAAAAGGTAGATGCTTATTCGGCAAAACGAATTCATCCCAATCATGTGACCAGAATCATAGGAGCATTAGAGGCTATTCATTTAACTGGAAAACCAATTTGGGAACAAGAAAATGAGAGTGGTGGATTAAGGGATGATCTTATTGCAGCGGCATTAGATGTAAATAGACTTGCTCTTTATGAGCAAATTGAAAAACGGGTAGACCAAATGATAGACGAAGGGCTGTTACAGGAAGTTGAAGTATTATTGAATGCAGGGGTTTCAGAGGATTCTGCGCCTATGAAGACAATCGGTTATAAGGAAATGGTTTTATTTTTAAAAGGTGAAATGACTTTTGCAGAAAGTGTTTTAAAAATGAAACAGTCTACAAGACAATATGCTAAGAGACAGTTAACTTGGTTTAGAGGACATTCTGAGATTACTTGGCTACCATATACAAATAATCATGATAAAAAAAATAGTTTAAAGTGGTTTATAAATGAAATAGAAAAAAAACAGCAATTGTAA
- a CDS encoding monomethylamine:corrinoid methyltransferase, protein MHDIKVQKLLNNLDKAYSGPLCTVKEWDTKVVPGAIRSKLKEHGLEKTYDPENPINCDDSLADRFFKAGWELTLELGILCEDTERIIKIDESELLECIRDYQKVNILGEGQDQVVMHPRKPEDPIEPLLCVSLGIACSEDLYMPLVEGIVKYNKLVDVLHGPTLTTVFGRTIRAGTPYETLMGDYESKLKQEALWRAGRPWNGLYWSCRGL, encoded by the coding sequence ATGCATGATATTAAAGTTCAAAAATTACTAAATAATTTAGACAAAGCATATAGTGGTCCTCTATGTACAGTTAAGGAGTGGGATACTAAAGTAGTACCAGGCGCTATACGTTCCAAATTAAAGGAGCATGGACTAGAAAAAACCTATGATCCTGAAAATCCTATTAACTGTGATGATAGTTTGGCAGATCGTTTCTTTAAAGCTGGCTGGGAGTTGACTTTGGAACTGGGAATACTTTGTGAAGATACTGAGAGAATTATTAAAATTGACGAAAGTGAGCTTTTAGAGTGTATTCGGGATTATCAAAAAGTGAATATTTTAGGAGAAGGTCAAGATCAGGTTGTTATGCATCCTAGAAAACCAGAAGATCCTATTGAACCTCTTTTATGCGTATCTTTAGGGATTGCTTGCTCAGAAGATTTGTATATGCCTTTAGTCGAGGGTATTGTTAAATACAATAAGTTAGTTGATGTCCTGCACGGGCCTACTTTAACAACGGTTTTTGGTAGAACTATTAGAGCAGGTACACCCTACGAAACATTAATGGGAGATTATGAATCAAAGCTTAAACAAGAAGCACTTTGGAGAGCGGGTAGACCTTGGAATGGCTTGTACTGGAGTTGCAGGGGCTTGTAA
- a CDS encoding pyridoxamine 5'-phosphate oxidase family protein has protein sequence MDYLHAFNKIMTEGKTVALATATVATPNVRMVNFFYNPPEDKGILYFSTFKGNNKIKEFTENNTIAFTTIPETGNNHIRVNGGTVEKAILLFMT, from the coding sequence ATGGATTATTTACATGCATTCAACAAAATTATGACTGAGGGAAAGACAGTTGCTCTAGCAACAGCTACAGTAGCTACGCCAAATGTAAGAATGGTCAATTTCTTTTACAACCCACCAGAGGATAAAGGCATCCTCTACTTTTCAACATTTAAAGGCAATAATAAGATTAAGGAATTTACTGAAAATAACACTATTGCCTTTACAACTATTCCAGAAACAGGAAACAATCATATCAGAGTTAATGGAGGTACTGTAGAAAAAGCAATCTTACTATTCATGACATAA
- a CDS encoding helix-turn-helix transcriptional regulator, protein MKIDRLIVIIMVLLEKDRISVTKLAEMFEVSPRTIYGDADTLDLAGIPIITYPGVNGGIGILENYKVSKQFFTAIDITALLSDLSNISATLSAEDMAGTLAKVKSLIPEGKREDIEQKAKKVYIDLTMWSGNTYASPNLEKVKESLEGNKLLTFTYSNSGNKNQVAQLNLIVSS, encoded by the coding sequence ATGAAAATAGATCGCTTAATTGTTATAATAATGGTACTCTTAGAAAAAGATAGAATCAGTGTTACTAAACTTGCTGAAATGTTTGAGGTATCGCCAAGAACCATCTATGGAGATGCTGATACGCTAGATTTAGCTGGAATTCCTATTATAACCTACCCTGGTGTTAATGGTGGGATAGGTATTCTGGAGAATTACAAAGTAAGTAAACAGTTTTTCACAGCAATTGATATTACAGCTCTTTTATCTGACTTAAGCAATATATCTGCTACGTTATCGGCTGAGGATATGGCAGGTACATTAGCGAAAGTGAAAAGCCTAATACCAGAAGGTAAAAGAGAAGATATTGAACAAAAAGCTAAGAAAGTTTATATTGATTTGACAATGTGGTCTGGCAATACCTATGCTAGTCCTAATTTAGAAAAAGTAAAGGAATCTCTAGAGGGAAACAAGCTCCTTACTTTTACGTATTCTAATAGTGGTAACAAAAATCAAGTCGCACAGTTGAACCTTATCGTTTCGTCTTAA
- a CDS encoding uroporphyrinogen decarboxylase family protein, which produces MNNKSILMEALNNRDPERIPWLPYVGVHSGYLIGETAEDLLKSADLIFEGFKKAREEYNPDGLPIAFDLQLEVEALGCGLLWSDENPPAVKDHILDRVPLSELKMITEEDGRIPIVLEATERIMKEYGDDIGVLGLVCGPFTLGLHLLGSNMITAMIKDPERVLEILEFCDEVCQEMIKMYLKRGVEIIAIVDPMTSQISPQFFGKFAAPYYQKSIDLIREAGGYSLIFVCGNATRVIPNLAKVNADGFGVYENLDFAYVAEEARKEKRVFAGNLPLTVGILFGEVEDNIAFAEKCIEEGKGPGFILAPGCDIPYSSSPENIKAITDVVHRND; this is translated from the coding sequence ATGAATAACAAATCTATTTTAATGGAAGCCTTAAATAATAGGGATCCTGAACGGATTCCTTGGTTACCTTACGTTGGCGTTCATAGTGGCTATTTAATTGGTGAAACAGCAGAAGATTTATTAAAGTCAGCAGATTTAATTTTTGAAGGATTTAAAAAAGCTAGAGAAGAGTATAATCCAGATGGTTTGCCAATTGCCTTTGATTTGCAACTAGAAGTAGAAGCTTTAGGGTGTGGTTTGCTGTGGAGTGATGAAAATCCACCAGCAGTTAAGGATCATATTTTAGATAGGGTTCCTCTATCAGAATTAAAGATGATTACTGAAGAAGATGGTAGAATACCTATTGTTTTGGAAGCAACAGAAAGAATTATGAAAGAATATGGTGATGATATTGGCGTATTAGGTCTTGTATGTGGTCCCTTTACATTGGGCTTACATTTACTGGGTAGTAATATGATAACAGCCATGATTAAAGATCCTGAAAGAGTGTTGGAAATTTTAGAGTTTTGTGATGAAGTTTGCCAAGAGATGATAAAAATGTATTTAAAAAGAGGGGTTGAAATTATTGCTATAGTTGACCCTATGACCTCTCAAATTAGCCCTCAATTCTTTGGTAAATTTGCAGCTCCATATTATCAGAAGAGTATTGATTTAATCAGAGAAGCAGGAGGATACTCATTGATTTTTGTTTGTGGCAATGCAACGAGAGTTATTCCCAATCTAGCTAAAGTAAATGCAGATGGCTTTGGCGTATATGAGAACTTAGATTTTGCTTATGTAGCAGAAGAAGCTAGAAAAGAGAAAAGGGTATTTGCTGGAAATTTACCACTGACAGTAGGCATCCTTTTCGGTGAAGTTGAGGATAATATTGCTTTTGCTGAAAAATGCATTGAAGAAGGCAAGGGACCAGGATTTATTTTAGCTCCTGGCTGTGATATTCCTTATAGCAGTAGTCCTGAAAATATAAAAGCAATTACAGATGTTGTTCATAGAAATGATTAA
- a CDS encoding cobalamin-dependent protein (Presence of a B(12) (cobalamin)-binding domain implies dependence on cobalamin itself, in one of its several forms, or in some unusual lineages, dependence on a cobalamin-like analog.): MTEVIALIFESMNTEEIASTKLGSVVIGQAKGDVHDIGKNIVAALLSVNGFEVHNIGIDVPVKSFIEKAEEVNADIIGISTLLTTSLPYLKDIVSYLDDSGTRDKYFYVVGWRTGYC; this comes from the coding sequence ATGACAGAAGTCATTGCCCTTATTTTTGAATCTATGAATACTGAAGAAATTGCTTCAACAAAATTAGGTTCTGTAGTAATTGGACAAGCTAAAGGGGACGTTCATGATATTGGTAAAAATATTGTAGCAGCTCTTTTATCTGTCAATGGATTTGAGGTTCATAATATTGGTATTGATGTGCCAGTAAAATCATTTATTGAGAAAGCTGAAGAAGTTAATGCCGACATAATTGGTATTTCTACTTTGCTGACTACTTCTCTACCTTATCTAAAGGATATTGTAAGCTATTTAGATGATTCAGGTACAAGAGATAAGTACTTTTATGTAGTAGGGTGGAGGACCGGTTACTGCTGA
- a CDS encoding DUF3658 domain-containing protein translates to MEEERESFKTQLKRLYKTGDMGEDIRIWWSDAPAEACGFYWAMHILQDSKSRITSVKIPPFKLEGDSLRFINGTSDLSPEDIVEISATEKNIIFEERKAVALFWEKLVTENAPLRAVVNGIPCSLEEDFYDWVLWKIFPQRDFQVVEAIGLSLIQGTYCGVTDWWYAQRIKAFIRKTG, encoded by the coding sequence GTGGAAGAAGAGCGTGAGAGTTTTAAAACACAATTAAAACGCCTTTATAAGACAGGGGATATGGGAGAAGATATTAGAATCTGGTGGAGTGATGCACCAGCTGAAGCCTGTGGATTTTACTGGGCTATGCATATTTTGCAAGACTCTAAAAGTAGAATTACCAGTGTGAAAATACCCCCTTTTAAATTGGAGGGAGATAGTCTTAGGTTTATTAATGGGACAAGTGATTTATCTCCAGAGGATATTGTAGAGATTTCTGCTACTGAAAAAAATATCATTTTTGAAGAGCGGAAGGCTGTGGCTCTATTTTGGGAAAAACTAGTGACTGAAAATGCTCCTTTGCGAGCAGTTGTTAATGGTATTCCTTGTTCTTTAGAAGAAGATTTTTATGACTGGGTTTTATGGAAAATATTTCCCCAGAGAGACTTTCAGGTAGTAGAAGCAATTGGCTTATCATTAATTCAGGGGACCTATTGTGGGGTAACTGATTGGTGGTATGCCCAGAGAATTAAGGCTTTTATTAGAAAAACAGGTTAG